Below is a genomic region from Fusobacterium nucleatum.
TTATCATATTTATTACACCTTGTGAATGTCCATGTGCAGAATCCACAGTTATAATATCTACTCCTGCTTTCACTAAGGCACTTACTCTTTCTATTGTATCTGGTGCTACCCCAACTGCTGCACCACATCTTAATTTTCCAAGTTCATCTTTACAAGCATTTGGATATTGAATTATGTTATCTATATCTTTTATTGTAATTAAACCTTTTAAATATCCATTTTGATCAGTTATTGGTAATTTTTCTATTCTATTAGCAAGTAAAATTTCTTTTGCTTGTTCCAAAGTTGTTCCAACAGGAGCTGTAATTAAACCTTTACTTGTCATTATATCTCCAACAGGTTGGTCAAGATCTTTACGATATTTAATATCTCTATTTGTAATTATTCCTATTAATTTCCCGTCATCTTCAATTACAGGTAATCCAGAAATCTTGTATCTACTCATCAATTCTTCTGCTTGATAAACTCTACTATCTTTATTAAGTGTTATAGGATTTGTTATCATTCCACTTTCTGATCTTTTTACTCTATCAACCTCAGCAGCTTGTTCTTCAATAGACATATTCTTATGAATAAATCCCATTCCTCCTTGTCTTGCAAGAGCTATTGCTAGGTCTGATTCAGTAACTGTATCCATAGCAGCACTTAAAATTGGTAAATTTAATGTGATTTTTTTTGTAAGTCTTGTTTTTAAACTAACTTCATTAGGAAGTACATCAGATTTTGCTGGTATTAAAAGAACATCATCAAAGGTTATTCCTTCTTTTACAATTTTTCCATTCATTAATTTTTCTCCTTAATCTTAATAAAATTTTATATAGATAGATTCTAACAATTAATTATAAATTTTTGATATTATAGCACAAAATACAATCTTTTTAAATATACTTTATAAAAGATTATATTTTCTTTTATATTATTTTTTAATCACTAAATATAGAATTTATATATTTTTGGAATATTTATTATTCACATTTAAAATATTTTCAAAATAAGGAAAGTCAAATTTTAAAATAACCTTTATTAAAATTTAAAAGTCTAAAAAGATGGTACAGAATTTATGTTTTTAATCATCTTAATAAAGATATTTGTACTTACTTCATAAAAAATGAAAGGAAATAATATTTATGAAAAAAATTTTTAAAATACTTATACTATTTACATTTATATTTAATACTTTAACTACCTATTCTATTGATATTAAAAAGAAGTATTCTGATAAATATATGATAGACCTGCATACTTGGCTACCAAATACTTTTGAAGAATTAAAATCTTTTAATGAAGATGAATTATATAGAATGGCAGTTGAAAAATATCATTACCATCAAGATAAGTCTAATTTTTATACTCAAAAAGAATTTAAACAAATTGAAAAATTTGTTAATGTAGAAAAGTTAAATCAATATTTTGTTGAAAGATTGAATAAAGAAAGAGCAAAATTAGGTTTATCTTCTAATGTTAGAATTGATAACACTCTAATAAAAGCTGCAAAAATTCGTTCTAATGAGTTAGCTGTTGCAAAAAGAATATCACATAAAAGACCTAATAAAACCGAATATTGGACTGTCTTTGAAAAAGTAGATAAAAATTTAGTAGATAAATATTCTTTTGAAAACATTTTAAAAGTGAGCATATCTAATGAAGCACAAATGATTTCTGAAAAATTTATAGCTAATTATTTTTTTGATTCATGGAAAGAAAGTCTAGAACATTGGGAATTTATGATTGACCCAGAATTAAGAAAAATAGGTGTCAATTTTTCTTTTGGTTCTTCTGATGATACTAATTTTTTAGTTCAAATTAACTATGGTGTTTTACTTGGAATGAGATAAAGTTTCTTTAAAACATAAAATTTTTAAAAAAGAAAAGATATAAAAGTGATTATCTTTTATCTCAAGCCAAAAAATGTTATAATTTTAAAAACATTTATTAGGAGGTTTTTTATGGAACTTCAAGATTTAAAAGATAGTTATAAATCTAAGACTGCTGAAGAGAGGTATGATTATTATAGAACTTTTCCACTTGATGAAAAAGATTTATTTGGTGATACTCTTTTAGATATTGCTTTAAATTTTGCAGATGTAGAGGCTTTAAAAATTCTTTTGGAAAGAAATGTTGATGTAAATAAAATTAATAATCATGGAAATCGTCCTCTACATAATTTAATTTTATTATCTGAATATAAAAATTTAGATGATGTTCTAACCTGTGCTGAACTTTTATTAGATAATGGAGCAAGTGTACTCAGAAAAAATGACATGGGAGAAACTCCTGTTTTAAGTGCTATTAGAGGAAATTATATTGAAATTTTAGAACTTTTTATAAAGAGAAATCTAAAATTAGATTTAAAAGATGGTTATGGAAATGGTCCTTTACATATTGCAGCTTATTCTTGTTATCCTGAGAATGAAGAAAAAAAGAAAAAAATATTTAAACTCCTTTTAGATGCAGGAGTTGAAAATAATATAAAAAATGATAATGGTTATACTCCTACTGATATATTAGCAAATCAAAGGGTTAATCCCATATTATTCTCAATTTTAAAAGGTGAATATGATTTTGATAATCCTAATAGTATAAGAAATTTAACTTCTGCAATGAGTTTACATAGTGCTATTTTATCCAATAACTATGATATTATAAAAGCACATTTAGAAATGGGAACAGATACAGATGAAATATCAGAAGAAAATAATAATTCTTATGCTCTAAGTCCATTGGGAGTTGCTTGTCATATTTTAGATTTGAAAAGTGTTGAATTACTTTTAAAAAATGGTGCTGATCCAAATTTAAAGAATAATGATGGAGAAACTGCTCTTGCTAACTGGTTTAAGTGGAATGGTTCAACCTATTTTTCAACTGAAAAAGCTAGGGAAGATACTGTTAATAAAATGATGAGTTTACTATTAGAATATGGTTTAAATATTAATGATGCTATTGATAATGAAAGCAATAACCTTCTTATAAAAGCTAGTGAATATCTTAGTATTTCAAGTATATCAAACGGAAAATCAATTCCAAGTGAAGTTATAAAATTTTTATTAAAAAATAAAGTTAATATTAATTTAACTAATATTGAGGGACAAACTGCCCTTATGATTTTATGTAAAACTGTATTTAGAGATGGAATAGACTGGGTTATTGAATTACTTGAAAATGGTGCTAATGTAGGAAGTATTGATAAAAATGGATATACTGTTCTTATGTATACAGCTTTAAACACTGAAAGTGGAGTAGTTTTGGAAATAGCAAAATTATTATATGATTTTGGAGATATAAAAATTTCTTATGTAAATAATGATGGACAAAGTGCTATGGATATTGCTGTTGAAAATAATAATGAAAATCTTGTAAATTGGTTATTAACAAAAATTTAAAGGAAATAAAAAAAAGCCAATTGCAGATTTTAAAAAAATCTTTTGCAATTGGCTCTCTTTTTCTGTAAAATTTATTTGCACCAAAACTTACAGAAAGGAGTAATATCTCATGATTAAAGAAATACTATCCCTAGTTAATTTATCACATATTCTTAATTTTATCAACCCTTTTTTAACTCAACAACATTTTGAATATATTAAAGCTTTTATCAACAAATTTCTGATTTGTCGCGATATTAAAGCTGGCTTCATTAAATATACTTGTACTGAGTGTGGTCATTACCATACTATTCCTATTACTTGTAAATCTAGACTTTGTCCTTCTTGTGGTTTTAAATACTCTGCTACTTGGACTCAAAAAATGATTAATGATATTCTTAATATTCCTCACAGGCATATTCTTTTTACGATTCCTGAAGAATTAAGAGCTTTCTTCTCTTATGATAGAACTTTACTCTCTAAACTTGCTAAGGCTGTTAATGAAGTTATGAAATATCAATTTCATAATATGCACAAAAAAATCGCACGGAAATTTAAAGTTCCTAAATCTTCTCCTAATTATTTTACTAATTCTGATATTGTTCATTATGGACTTATTACTGTTATTCATACTTTTGGCAGAGATTTAAAATGGAATCCACATATACATGCTCTTGTTTCTCTTGGCGGTTTTACCAAAAATTTCACTTTTAAAAAGTTAGACTACTTTCATGTTCCCTCTATTGCTGGGCAATGAAAGTATCTTGTGCTTAATATTGTTCAAAATGGTAATTATCCTAATCTTAAAATTAAAAATCTTGCTCAAAAAGCTGTTTCTAAATTATACAAAGAAGATAAAAGATTATTCTTTAATGTAGGCTCTGGTGATGTTAATTCACCTAAAGGAATTGTAAAATATTTAGGTAGATATCTCGCTCGTGCTCCTATTGCTGAATACAAAATTACTTATTATGATAATGAAAAAGTTACTTTTTTCTTTAATGATTTAGCTGATGACAAA
It encodes:
- a CDS encoding CAP domain-containing protein yields the protein MKKIFKILILFTFIFNTLTTYSIDIKKKYSDKYMIDLHTWLPNTFEELKSFNEDELYRMAVEKYHYHQDKSNFYTQKEFKQIEKFVNVEKLNQYFVERLNKERAKLGLSSNVRIDNTLIKAAKIRSNELAVAKRISHKRPNKTEYWTVFEKVDKNLVDKYSFENILKVSISNEAQMISEKFIANYFFDSWKESLEHWEFMIDPELRKIGVNFSFGSSDDTNFLVQINYGVLLGMR
- a CDS encoding ankyrin repeat domain-containing protein, whose translation is MELQDLKDSYKSKTAEERYDYYRTFPLDEKDLFGDTLLDIALNFADVEALKILLERNVDVNKINNHGNRPLHNLILLSEYKNLDDVLTCAELLLDNGASVLRKNDMGETPVLSAIRGNYIEILELFIKRNLKLDLKDGYGNGPLHIAAYSCYPENEEKKKKIFKLLLDAGVENNIKNDNGYTPTDILANQRVNPILFSILKGEYDFDNPNSIRNLTSAMSLHSAILSNNYDIIKAHLEMGTDTDEISEENNNSYALSPLGVACHILDLKSVELLLKNGADPNLKNNDGETALANWFKWNGSTYFSTEKAREDTVNKMMSLLLEYGLNINDAIDNESNNLLIKASEYLSISSISNGKSIPSEVIKFLLKNKVNINLTNIEGQTALMILCKTVFRDGIDWVIELLENGANVGSIDKNGYTVLMYTALNTESGVVLEIAKLLYDFGDIKISYVNNDGQSAMDIAVENNNENLVNWLLTKI
- the guaB gene encoding IMP dehydrogenase, yielding MNGKIVKEGITFDDVLLIPAKSDVLPNEVSLKTRLTKKITLNLPILSAAMDTVTESDLAIALARQGGMGFIHKNMSIEEQAAEVDRVKRSESGMITNPITLNKDSRVYQAEELMSRYKISGLPVIEDDGKLIGIITNRDIKYRKDLDQPVGDIMTSKGLITAPVGTTLEQAKEILLANRIEKLPITDQNGYLKGLITIKDIDNIIQYPNACKDELGKLRCGAAVGVAPDTIERVSALVKAGVDIITVDSAHGHSQGVINMIKEIKKNFPNLDIIGGNIVTAEAAKELIEAGVAAVKVGIGPGSICTTRVVAGVGVPQLTAVNDVYEYCKDKNIGVIADGGIKLSGDIVKALAAGGDCVMLGGLLAGTKEAPGEEIILEGRRFKIYVGMGSIAAMKRGSKDRYFQAGEVDNSKLVPEGIEGRIAYKGSVKDVVFQLAGGIKAGMGYCGTKTIKDLQINGKFVKITGAGLIESHPHDITITKEAPNYSK